CCGGTGATTCCGGTCGTGCCAGTTGTACCAGTGATTCCCGTCGTTCCAGTTGTGCCTGTAGTACCAGTTTCTCCCGTGGTACCCGTCTCACCAGTTGTACCTGTTGTACCAGTTTCTCCGGTCGTTCCCGTTATTCCTGTAATACCCGTAATGCCAGTGGTTCCTGTTCTTCCCGTGGCTCCTGTGGTTCCGGTTATGCCGGTTATTCCAGTGGTTCCCGTTGTACCAGTTGTGCCTGTTCTTCCTGTAGTTCCAGTAGTACCCGTTATACCAGTAGTGCCTGTTTCTCCTGTTGTTCCCGTCTCACCGGTCGTACCAGTTTCTCCGGTAGTTCCAGTTTCTCCTGTGGTTCCCGTGGTGCCAGTAATCCCTGTTGTTCCCGTCGTTCCTGTTTTGCCTGTTGCGCCCGTTGTTCCAGTCGTGCCGGTTCTACCCGTGACTCCCGTCGTTCCAGTTATACCGGTTGTTCCCGTCGTGCCAGTTTCTCCCGTTGTACCAGTTTCACCAGTCGTTCCCGTTATACCGGTTTCTCCCGTCGTACCAGTTTCTCCGGTAGTTCCTGTAATACCTGTCGTACCTGTAATCCCTGTTGTCCCTGTCATGCCGGTGATTCCCGTTATGCCAGTTATACCGGTAGTTCCTGTACGCCCTGTCGCTCCGGTGATTCCCGTCGTGCCAGTTATACCTGTAGTTCCAGTTTTTCCCGTCATTCCTGTTGTACCAGTCTCACCTGTCGTACCAGTTTCACCAGTCGTTCCCGTTATACCGGTTTCTCCCGTGGTACCAGTCTCGCCTGTCATTCCTGTCGTGCCGGTGATACCGGTTTCACCTGTCGTTCCCGTGATACCTGTTTCACCCGTTGTTCCTGTCGTGCCAGTGATTCCCGTCGTGCCAGTTGTACCGGTGGTTCCCGTACGTCCCGTCGCTCCGGTGATTCCGGTCGTTCCAGTTGTGCCTGTCGTTCCCGTACGTCCCGTCGCTCCGGTGGTTCCCGTCGTTCCCGTCGTGCCTGTCGTTCCGGTTTCGCCTGTTGTTCCTGTTTCTCCCGTGGTACCAGTCTCGCCTGTCATTCCTGTCGTGCCGGTGATACCAGTTTCTCCGGTCGTTCCCGTGGTTCCTGTAATACCCGTAGTGCCAGTGGTTCCTGTTCTTCCCGTGGCTCCTGTGGTTCCTGTTATTCCGGTGATTCCCGTCGTTCCCGTTGTGCCTGTTCTTCCTGTAGTTCCAGTAGTACCCGTTATACCAGTAGTACCTGTTTCTCCTGTCGTTCCCGTCTCACCAGTCGTACCCGTTTCTCCTGTAGTACCGGTTTCTCCTGTGGTTCCCGTGGTGCCGGTAATCCCTGTTGTTCCTGTCGTTCCTGTTTTGCCAGTTGCGCCCGTTGTGCCAGTTGTGCCAGTTGTTCCGGTTCTACCAGTGGCTCCCGTCGTGCCAGTTATACCGGTGGTTCCCGTCGTGCCAGTTTCTCCTGTTGTACCAGTTTCTCCTGTCGCTCCAGTAGCCCCTGTTTCTCCTGTTGTACCAGTTTCTCCGGTAGTTCCTGTAATACCTGTCGTACCCGTTCTACCGGTAGCACCTGTTCCCGTCGCGCCAGTTGCGCCTGTCGTTCCTGTTCGACCAGTAGAACCTGTTGTTCCTGTCGTTCCTGTTCGACCAGTAGCTCCTGTGGTACCAGTAATTCCGGTTGTACCGGTTGTACCAGTGGTCCCCATTGCTCCTGTAGCTCCTGTCAGGCCGTCTACACCAAATGTTGTACGCCAGTTGGAATAATGCGAGACACCTTCAAAATTGACGGTCAATGTTCTGCTACCAGCGCCCGTATAATTACCATATAATTTAATAACCAATCTATCAGTAGCCAAAATATTAGTTCTATCTATAAATCCGCTAACAAGCAAACGATCAGGATCCAAAGATGATGTCGAGACAATCGACGTACTTGCATTAGTGGTGAGCAATAACGTTTCTATGCCACCTGAACTTCGTTGGTAAATTTCAGCATACATAGTCACTGGACCCGTTGGGTTATCAACTGATGCATACAAAATAACATCCATAAATCCTGCCGGAATCACGGTAGCATCTGGAACACCTGTTGATGTTGCCAAACTCGTTAAAAGCGTGCCTGCCGAAGCTACCACAAAGCTTGGTGCTTGATCTGGACCAGCATTAGGCGTTGGTTCAGCAACTTCATAACCCGGGATATCCGAAGGAACACTATAATCAAGATAGTATACAAGACCACCGCTCACACCATTTAACCCCGCTGCACCGGTTGCTCCGGTGGCACCCGTTGTTCCGGTTAATCCGGTTGCTCCTGTCATAGTTGCAGATCCTGGCACACCTTGTGGCCCCGTTGCACCTGTTGCACCTGTCTCGCCTGTGGTACCCGTTGCACCTGTATCTCCCGTCGAACCAGTCAACGTAGCAGAACCTGGATCACCTTGAGGGCCCGTTGCACCAGTAACCCCTGTTGGCCCTATATCTCCTGTTGCTCCCGTTGCACCCGTCAATGTTGCTGATCCTGGATCTCCTTGAGGGCCTGTTGCACCTGTGACACCCGTTGCGCCTGTAACACCACTAGCTCCCGTTGCACTTGCAACACCTGGAACCCCTTGAGGGCCTGTTGCACCAGTAGCACCTGTTGCCCCGGTGGCGCCAGTAGATCCGGTACCTCCCGTTGCACTTGCAACACCCGGAATCCCTTGAGGCCCCGTTGCACCAGTAACACCTGTTGCCCCGGTTTCACCAGTCGTACCAGTTTCTCCCGTGGTTCCTGTTATTCCCGTTTCACCTGTCGTACCCGTTTCACCTGTCGTTCCTGTAATACCTGTAATCCCCGTTGTTCCTGTCGTACCTGTTCTACCAGTTGTACCTGTCGTTCCCGTTGTTCCAGTTCTGCCTGTAGCTCCGGTTGTACCAGTTGTGCCAGTAGTGCCGGTGATACCAGTTTCTCCTGTCGTACCTGTTTCACCCGTAGTTCCCGTCTCACCGGTCGTCCCAGTTTCACCGGTCGTTCCTGTTGTACCCGTAATACCAGTAGTACCAGTCGTTCCAGTTCTACCAGTTGAACCAGTCGTTCCCGTTGTGCCAGTTCTACCC
The window above is part of the Candidatus Dependentiae bacterium genome. Proteins encoded here:
- a CDS encoding collagen-like protein, with protein sequence MKALYRNYFIFIFLLSLGVGTQTNTHNDAFTDQTELVDMQFIHVPEHIRQLIFMIVPVASSNVTLDALCDDLVANDVTTYATMKISMPLLIDALQQQKEHMDANDYQALVKSFVEFQQTLRSSDALIMADDDITRACKIVNFCNLKVTCTLSAGAIYVNGINITDTIGVSGVTGGTGPTGLAGATGATGPQGSPGSASSTGNSGATGATGATGVAGATGATGPQGTPGTASATGNTGVTGATGSSVTGITGTTGIAGTTGTTGITGATGRTGITGTTGETGTTGETGITGTTGETGTTGTTGQTGITGTTGATGKTGTTGTTGITGATGKTGTTGTTGITGTTGITGTTGDTGTTGETGTTGETGTTGTTGITGTTGATGRTGTTGTTGATGITGTTGATGRTGITGTTGTTGITGTTGETGATGETGITGATGTTGETGTTGTTGETGITGTTGTTGITGITGTTGATGRTGITGTTGTTGITGTTGTTGTTGTTGITGITGTTGATGRTGTTGTTGITGTTGTTGQTGTTGETGATGTTGETGITGETGTTGITGTTGATGRTGTTGTTGATGRTGTTGTTGITGTTGITGITGETGTTGETGTTGETGTTGITGETGTTGETGTTGITGTTGTTGATGRTGTTGITGSTGRTGTTGVTGITGTTGTTGETGITGETGTTGETGITGETGTTGTTGATGRTGTTGITGTTGATGKTGTTGTTGTTGITGITGTTGTTGETGITGTTGETGITGTTGETGTTGTTGETGTTGETGTTGTTGTTGITGATGRTGTTGITGATGRTGTTGITGTTGTTGITGTTGATGRTGTTGTTGITGTTGITGTTGETGITGTTGETGTTGETGVTGTTGETGITGETGTTGITGTTGATGRTGTTGATGTTGRTGTTGTTGITGTTGITGTTGETGTTGETGTTGETGITGTTGETGTTGETGTTGITGTTGTTGRTGTTGTTGSTGRTGTTGTTGITGTTGTTGETGTTGETGTTGETGTTGETGITGTTGTTGTTGATGRTGTTGTTGTTGRTGTTGTTGITGITGTTGETGTTGETGITGTTGETGTTGETGATGVTGATGPQGIPGVASATGGTGSTGATGATGATGATGPQGVPGVASATGASGVTGATGVTGATGPQGDPGSATLTGATGATGDIGPTGVTGATGPQGDPGSATLTGSTGDTGATGTTGETGATGATGPQGVPGSATMTGATGLTGTTGATGATGAAGLNGVSGGLVYYLDYSVPSDIPGYEVAEPTPNAGPDQAPSFVVASAGTLLTSLATSTGVPDATVIPAGFMDVILYASVDNPTGPVTMYAEIYQRSSGGIETLLLTTNASTSIVSTSSLDPDRLLVSGFIDRTNILATDRLVIKLYGNYTGAGSRTLTVNFEGVSHYSNWRTTFGVDGLTGATGAMGTTGTTGTTGITGTTGATGRTGTTGTTGSTGRTGTTGATGATGTGATGRTGTTGITGTTGETGTTGETGATGATGETGTTGETGTTGTTGITGTTGATGRTGTTGTTGTTGATGKTGTTGTTGITGTTGTTGETGTTGETGTTGETGTTGETGTTGITGTTGTTGRTGTTGTTGITGITGTTGATGRTGTTGTTGITGTTGTTGETGITGTTGMTGETGTTGETGTTGETGTTGTTGTTGTTGATGRTGTTGTTGTTGITGATGRTGTTGTTGTTGITGTTGTTGETGITGTTGETGITGTTGMTGETGTTGETGITGTTGETGTTGETGTTGMTGKTGTTGITGTTGITGATGRTGTTGITGITGITGMTGTTGITGTTGITGTTGETGTTGETGITGTTGETGTTGETGTTGTTGITGTTGVTGRTGTTGTTGATGKTGTTGTTGITGTTGTTGETGTTGETGTTGETGTTGETGTTGITGTTGTTGRTGTTGTTGTTGITGITGTTGATGRTGTTGITGITGITGTTGETGTTGTTGETGTTGETGTTGTTGTTGITGTTGTTGITG